A single region of the Deinococcus fonticola genome encodes:
- a CDS encoding cytochrome P450 → MTLPVHAASSPDVLSAVNALWEPSAIPDPYGRYEAVRGLSRDGLLFLPEWNAWFATGYAANSAVLRSPAALSGQWLAGVPQGAVSDGMQLLRHMMLWHNGLPHARLRGLVQKAFTPRVVEEQRDLVRSLLADLLRDAQKRDSAGETEEVEIVAALAHPLPARVIMKMLGLQGGDEEKFLRWSGSVAELLGGADQSPALLARIDADAREMRSFFRDLADELRLHPQPGLLSALAAAQDGGQQLSGDELLSNAVLLLTAGHETTSNLIPGGLLELSRQPGAWAALVHDPRHPGVADELLRVVAPVQFDGRQLGADLQVGDQTLKAGQGVQLILAAANRDPQVFADPACLDWDRPGSSRHLAFAAGPHYCLGASLARLEITEVFAALAGRFPNLKVTQPHPPYKPNPVLRGPQELHVRLG, encoded by the coding sequence ATGACCCTGCCTGTCCATGCAGCCAGCAGCCCGGACGTCCTGAGTGCCGTGAACGCGCTGTGGGAACCCTCGGCCATCCCCGATCCTTACGGGCGCTACGAGGCCGTGCGCGGCCTGAGCCGGGACGGGCTGCTGTTCCTGCCGGAGTGGAACGCCTGGTTTGCCACCGGGTACGCGGCCAACAGCGCGGTGTTGCGCTCGCCGGCAGCCCTGAGCGGCCAGTGGCTGGCGGGGGTGCCGCAGGGCGCCGTGTCGGACGGCATGCAGCTCCTGCGTCACATGATGCTGTGGCACAACGGCCTGCCGCACGCGCGCCTGCGTGGGCTGGTGCAAAAGGCCTTTACGCCCAGGGTCGTGGAGGAGCAGCGCGACCTGGTGCGCTCGCTGCTGGCCGATCTGCTGCGGGACGCCCAGAAGCGTGACAGTGCGGGAGAGACAGAAGAAGTGGAGATCGTGGCCGCCCTGGCGCACCCCCTGCCGGCCCGCGTGATCATGAAGATGCTGGGCTTACAGGGCGGGGACGAGGAGAAATTCCTGCGCTGGTCCGGCAGTGTCGCGGAGCTGCTGGGCGGCGCGGATCAGTCGCCTGCCCTGCTGGCGCGCATCGACGCCGACGCCCGCGAGATGCGGTCTTTTTTCCGTGACCTGGCCGATGAACTGCGCCTCCACCCGCAACCCGGCCTGCTCTCGGCCCTGGCCGCCGCCCAGGACGGGGGGCAGCAGCTCAGCGGCGACGAGCTGCTCTCGAACGCCGTGCTGCTGCTGACGGCCGGGCACGAAACCACCAGCAACCTGATTCCCGGCGGGCTGCTGGAGCTCTCGCGCCAGCCCGGCGCCTGGGCGGCGCTGGTGCATGACCCGCGTCACCCGGGCGTGGCCGACGAACTGCTGCGCGTGGTCGCCCCGGTGCAGTTCGACGGGCGGCAGCTGGGGGCCGACCTTCAGGTGGGAGACCAGACCCTGAAAGCCGGACAGGGCGTGCAGCTGATCCTGGCCGCCGCCAACCGCGACCCGCAGGTCTTTGCGGATCCGGCCTGCCTCGACTGGGACAGACCGGGCAGCAGCCGCCACCTGGCTTTTGCCGCTGGGCCACACTACTGCCTGGGGGCCAGCCTGGCGCGCCTGGAAATTACGGAAGTATTCGCGGCGCTGGCCGGGCGTTTCCCGAATCTGAAGGTCACGCAGCCGCACCCGCCGTACAAACCCAACCCGGTGCTGCGCGGCCCGCAGGAACTGCACGTCCGGCTGGGCTGA
- the aguB gene encoding N-carbamoylputrescine amidase has product MNRSPDLVKLAVVQMHMTDNLDDNVSRAMAHVRDAARQGAQVILLPELFENLYFCQVEREEYFDLAHEVEGHPFIGKFQELARELGVVLPLSYFEKAGQAHYNSLVCIDADGTLLGNYRKTHIPDGPGYEEKYYFNPGDTGFKVWDTRFGRIGVGICWDQWYPETARAMMLLGADFLLYPTAIGSEPAEVETPNTHHMWQRAMVGHAVSNSTYVGAANRIGTEVVNGQEQTYYGHAFISDFTGELVAEFGAVEEGPLLHDLNLAEARKFRAGMGFFRDRRPELYGPLLTTDGVTRRG; this is encoded by the coding sequence ATGAACCGTTCCCCTGACCTGGTGAAGCTGGCCGTGGTGCAGATGCACATGACGGACAACCTGGACGACAATGTTTCCCGCGCTATGGCGCACGTGCGCGACGCCGCACGGCAGGGGGCGCAGGTCATTTTGCTGCCAGAGCTGTTCGAGAACCTGTACTTCTGTCAGGTGGAGCGCGAGGAGTACTTCGACCTGGCGCACGAGGTCGAGGGGCACCCGTTTATCGGGAAGTTTCAGGAGCTGGCGAGGGAACTGGGCGTGGTGCTGCCCCTGTCGTACTTCGAGAAGGCCGGGCAGGCGCACTACAACAGCCTGGTGTGCATCGACGCCGACGGCACGCTGCTGGGCAATTACCGCAAGACCCACATCCCCGACGGCCCCGGTTACGAGGAAAAGTATTACTTCAATCCGGGCGACACGGGCTTCAAGGTGTGGGACACGCGCTTTGGCCGCATCGGCGTGGGCATCTGCTGGGATCAGTGGTATCCCGAGACGGCGCGGGCCATGATGCTGCTGGGCGCGGATTTCCTGCTGTACCCCACCGCCATTGGATCGGAACCCGCCGAGGTGGAGACGCCCAACACGCACCACATGTGGCAGCGGGCCATGGTGGGCCACGCGGTCAGCAACAGCACGTATGTGGGCGCGGCCAACCGCATTGGCACGGAGGTCGTGAACGGTCAGGAGCAGACCTACTACGGTCACGCCTTCATCAGTGACTTTACCGGCGAGCTGGTCGCGGAATTCGGCGCTGTGGAAGAAGGCCCGCTGCTGCACGACCTGAACCTGGCCGAGGCCCGCAAGTTTCGCGCTGGGATGGGCTTTTTCCGGGATCGCCGCCCGGAACTGTACGGCCCGCTGCTGACCACCGACGGCGTGACCCGGCGCGGGTAA
- a CDS encoding DUF2231 domain-containing protein, with protein sequence MSTLPQQFENAVASNEAAEQLARELQPLVRQAEALLPQAVQDALRGEWLGHPLHPALVHLPLGGWIAAAALDAWPGGDEDTEKAADLALLLATLGALPTLAAGWTEWAELQRQPRRTGVVHGLMEETAFFLNVTSLLARRKGNRRLGKLLSGAGLGLALAGGLLGGQLVYGHGVGVKETRR encoded by the coding sequence ATGAGCACCCTTCCCCAGCAGTTCGAGAACGCCGTCGCCAGCAACGAGGCCGCCGAGCAACTGGCCCGTGAGCTGCAACCCCTGGTGAGGCAGGCCGAGGCACTGCTGCCTCAGGCCGTGCAGGACGCTTTGCGCGGTGAATGGCTGGGGCACCCGCTCCACCCGGCGCTGGTTCACCTGCCGCTGGGCGGGTGGATCGCCGCCGCTGCCCTGGACGCCTGGCCCGGCGGGGACGAGGACACCGAAAAGGCCGCCGACCTGGCGTTGCTGCTGGCGACCCTGGGGGCCCTGCCGACGCTGGCTGCAGGCTGGACGGAATGGGCAGAGTTGCAGCGGCAGCCGCGCCGCACCGGCGTGGTTCACGGGTTGATGGAGGAAACGGCGTTCTTTCTGAACGTCACGTCTCTGCTGGCCCGCAGAAAGGGCAACCGCCGCCTCGGCAAGCTGCTGTCCGGCGCAGGTCTGGGGCTCGCGCTGGCGGGCGGGCTGCTGGGCGGTCAACTGGTGTACGGGCACGGCGTGGGCGTCAAGGAGACCAGGCGTTAG
- a CDS encoding sensor histidine kinase, whose amino-acid sequence MSPGPGHHADFSALPAQRPFRPPRSRSLTRVLLEPLILPLVLLLLALGVLISSLQTIASGNRLVTDSQARLTLLRHMVTDLSNMENGERGFVITGQAAFLKPYTQGRLDFQGHVAEYRPRIISERQRRHLTRLLNEVELWQREAAEPEMAARRESLERAVQLVSGGQGLAHTVRAKQVLADMISFENTRLTGAVADSRAALNRLRLLPLGVLCGLLLLAWAGRQVLRLLARYVGALTENTRRIASGEYGRRIEPLRVRELDELGGQVHQMAAAVAEREQQLQAQRAALEQVNLNLQQVNQNLQRSNGELERFAYVASHDLQEPLRTIGSYTELLARRYSGQLDERADTYVEFIMSATHRLKNLIQDLLVFSRVQRSTRTATAVDLNTLLGEVRQELQTRLAEVQGELHVRPLPTVTANRELLHHVFLNLLGNALKFRDEARAPLVGVRAERGDDAWVFHVQDNGIGIEEKYHERIFEAFRRLHHASQYGGSGIGLSVTRSAVEQHGGRIWVNSAPGAGATFSFTLPDQPTLTPQAEDT is encoded by the coding sequence ATGTCTCCAGGCCCCGGCCACCACGCCGATTTTTCCGCCCTTCCTGCCCAGCGTCCTTTCCGTCCCCCGCGCAGCCGTTCGCTGACCAGGGTGCTGCTCGAACCCCTGATTTTGCCGCTGGTGCTGCTGTTGCTGGCGCTGGGCGTCCTGATCAGCAGTTTGCAGACCATCGCCAGCGGCAACAGGCTCGTTACCGACTCGCAGGCCCGCCTGACGCTGCTGCGGCACATGGTCACCGACCTCTCGAACATGGAGAACGGCGAGCGCGGCTTCGTGATCACCGGCCAGGCGGCCTTCCTGAAACCGTACACGCAGGGCCGTCTGGATTTTCAGGGTCACGTCGCCGAGTACCGCCCGCGCATCATCAGCGAGCGGCAACGCCGCCACCTGACGCGGCTGCTGAACGAGGTGGAATTGTGGCAACGGGAGGCCGCCGAACCGGAAATGGCGGCGCGGCGCGAGTCGCTAGAGCGGGCCGTGCAGCTCGTCAGCGGGGGGCAGGGGCTGGCCCACACCGTGCGGGCCAAGCAGGTGCTCGCGGACATGATCAGCTTCGAGAACACCCGCCTGACGGGCGCCGTGGCGGACAGCCGCGCCGCCCTGAACCGCCTGCGGCTGCTGCCGCTGGGCGTGCTGTGCGGGCTGCTGCTGCTGGCGTGGGCCGGGCGGCAGGTGCTGCGGCTGCTCGCGCGGTACGTGGGCGCCCTGACCGAGAACACCCGCCGCATCGCCTCGGGCGAGTACGGGCGCCGCATCGAGCCGCTGCGCGTTCGTGAGCTGGACGAACTGGGCGGTCAGGTGCACCAGATGGCGGCGGCGGTGGCCGAGCGCGAGCAGCAGCTTCAGGCGCAGCGCGCGGCGCTGGAACAGGTGAACCTGAACCTGCAGCAGGTCAACCAGAACCTGCAGCGCAGCAACGGTGAACTGGAGCGGTTCGCCTACGTGGCCAGCCACGACCTTCAGGAGCCGCTGCGCACCATCGGCAGCTATACCGAGCTGCTGGCCCGGCGTTACAGCGGGCAACTCGACGAGCGGGCCGACACGTATGTCGAATTCATCATGTCGGCCACGCACCGCCTGAAGAACCTGATTCAGGACCTGCTGGTGTTCTCGCGGGTGCAGCGCTCCACGCGCACGGCCACGGCGGTCGACCTGAACACATTGCTCGGTGAAGTGCGTCAGGAACTGCAAACGCGCCTGGCCGAGGTGCAGGGCGAACTGCACGTGAGGCCGCTCCCGACCGTGACCGCCAACCGCGAGCTGCTGCACCACGTGTTCCTGAACCTGCTGGGCAACGCCCTGAAATTCAGGGACGAGGCGCGTGCCCCGCTGGTCGGCGTGCGGGCCGAGCGGGGCGACGACGCCTGGGTGTTTCACGTGCAGGACAACGGCATTGGCATCGAGGAAAAGTACCACGAGCGGATTTTCGAGGCGTTCCGGCGGCTGCACCACGCCAGCCAGTACGGCGGCAGCGGGATTGGCCTGTCGGTGACGCGCAGCGCCGTGGAGCAGCACGGGGGGCGCATCTGGGTCAACAGCGCTCCGGGCGCGGGCGCGACGTTCTCGTTCACGTTGCCGGATCAGCCCACCTTGACGCCCCAGGCCGAGGACACCTGA